In Alicyclobacillus macrosporangiidus CPP55, a single window of DNA contains:
- a CDS encoding helix-turn-helix domain-containing protein produces the protein MASIGEKVAYLREQRGWTLKELSDRSGVSVSHISAIENGTRPNPSIDRVKRIAHAFGVSLAYFDDDAPAPDVVANELPPSVPSGPSSEHREGSTRLNGDPVSSPASNRRVDAAAEGQGGDPDMISDVMDLAKRIQALYDHETARFIASESSRPYVALARQLAEQDLLHDAPHLLQVIAQFIRDRAEDYGTADR, from the coding sequence GTGGCGTCGATTGGGGAAAAGGTGGCATACCTGCGCGAGCAGCGGGGCTGGACGTTGAAGGAGCTGTCCGACCGGTCCGGCGTATCCGTGAGTCACATCAGCGCGATCGAAAACGGTACACGGCCGAACCCGTCCATCGACCGAGTGAAGCGCATTGCGCACGCGTTTGGGGTGTCCCTCGCCTACTTCGACGACGATGCGCCTGCCCCCGACGTGGTAGCGAACGAGCTTCCACCGTCAGTCCCCTCCGGGCCATCATCGGAGCACCGGGAAGGTAGCACCAGGCTAAATGGCGATCCTGTAAGCAGCCCGGCCAGCAACAGGCGGGTTGACGCCGCTGCCGAGGGCCAGGGCGGCGACCCGGATATGATTTCGGACGTCATGGACCTGGCAAAGCGCATCCAGGCCTTGTATGATCACGAAACCGCCCGCTTCATCGCCTCGGAATCCTCACGTCCCTACGTAGCGCTGGCCAGGCAGTTGGCGGAGCAAGATTTGCTCCACGACGCCCCTCACCTACTGCAGGTGATCGCACAATTCATCCGGGATCGAGCGGAGGACTACGGGACAGCAGACCGATGA
- a CDS encoding S41 family peptidase, with translation MANNHDEPILDVNLSNKILALFQGDFDHPKAPPLSSHEPTHLSLSDEIYGLCLFWAKAKEVFPFWNRRRVNWDELFRDYLSTLLDTGPLGLEDYYTLLQSFAATLGDGHTFVHFPACIRHKWAYPNLQLDPLLTEQGLAMVVSGGELPRGTVIVEVDSTPIEDVVKFVASKTSASTPQDLAVKVADTLLRRNKGERVSLRAKLPDEQIILWTGVADSTPPVKEFETQHWQDGIVHVVLPHFQSPDISSQFDETFQDFDGITGLILDLRHNPGGNTNNGYSILARLISEPVSTFRVRIPVNAPVLVSWGMTDRFWLAPREEYDLHPNTNLPRFDGPVILLTSARTYSAAEDFVIAFKSAKRGVIVGEPTGGSTGQSVYFPLPGGGVGQVVGVWDLDGDDHEFVGIGIQPDVPISPTLQDYVEGKDVGLEAALNLLRQTNGSR, from the coding sequence GTGGCGAACAACCATGATGAACCCATACTTGATGTCAACTTGTCCAACAAGATCTTAGCTTTATTCCAAGGCGATTTTGATCATCCGAAAGCCCCGCCATTATCGTCGCACGAGCCGACTCATTTGTCTCTGAGCGATGAGATTTATGGATTATGTCTATTCTGGGCAAAGGCGAAAGAAGTGTTTCCCTTTTGGAATCGACGTCGCGTTAATTGGGACGAATTGTTTCGAGACTATCTGTCAACTTTATTGGATACCGGTCCACTTGGATTAGAGGATTACTACACACTTCTGCAATCATTCGCAGCTACCCTTGGTGATGGACATACTTTCGTACATTTTCCCGCCTGCATAAGACACAAATGGGCGTATCCCAATCTTCAACTCGATCCACTTCTGACAGAACAGGGCCTCGCCATGGTGGTGAGTGGTGGAGAACTGCCTAGGGGAACGGTGATCGTCGAAGTCGATAGCACCCCTATTGAGGACGTCGTCAAGTTCGTCGCGTCAAAGACGTCTGCTTCTACTCCACAAGACCTTGCTGTAAAGGTTGCTGATACACTCTTACGCAGGAACAAGGGAGAACGGGTATCACTCCGAGCCAAATTGCCTGATGAGCAGATTATACTTTGGACTGGGGTAGCCGACAGTACTCCCCCTGTGAAAGAATTTGAGACTCAACATTGGCAAGACGGCATTGTGCATGTTGTTCTTCCACACTTTCAAAGTCCGGATATATCCTCTCAATTCGATGAAACATTTCAGGATTTTGATGGTATCACTGGCCTTATTCTCGATTTACGTCATAATCCAGGTGGAAACACGAATAACGGATACAGTATCCTCGCCCGCTTGATATCCGAGCCAGTATCCACATTTCGCGTTCGTATTCCTGTAAATGCGCCCGTACTCGTGAGTTGGGGTATGACGGACCGTTTTTGGCTGGCTCCGCGTGAGGAGTATGATTTGCATCCAAACACGAACCTTCCACGTTTTGACGGACCCGTGATTTTACTCACGTCAGCGCGCACATATAGCGCTGCTGAGGATTTTGTGATTGCGTTTAAGTCCGCAAAGCGAGGCGTGATTGTTGGAGAGCCCACTGGTGGAAGCACAGGGCAATCTGTGTATTTTCCATTGCCAGGTGGCGGAGTAGGTCAAGTGGTCGGTGTTTGGGACTTGGATGGAGATGACCATGAGTTTGTCGGCATTGGAATTCAACCCGATGTGCCGATAAGCCCCACACTTCAGGACTATGTTGAAGGCAAGGATGTGGGACTTGAAGCCGCACTTAATCTGCTGCGCCAGACAAACGGCAGTCGATAG